One stretch of Jiangella gansuensis DSM 44835 DNA includes these proteins:
- a CDS encoding DNA-3-methyladenine glycosylase, whose amino-acid sequence MERSGSPAATVDRQFLTRAGLEVAPELLGCVLRHETAEGAVAVRLTEVEAYMGADDPGSHAFRGRTARNAVMFGPAGHLYVYFTYGMHFCANVVCGDEGTATAVLLRAGEVIEGAELARGRRRSAKGPRDLARGPARLTSALGLGRADDGADLCTSRSTTVLLSGPPVPATSVRNGPRVGVSGPGGDGDAFPWRFWLDGEPTVSTYRPHVPRRRR is encoded by the coding sequence GTGGAGCGCAGCGGGTCGCCGGCGGCGACGGTCGATCGACAGTTTCTGACCCGTGCCGGGCTCGAGGTGGCACCGGAACTACTCGGGTGCGTCCTGCGCCACGAGACGGCCGAGGGAGCGGTGGCCGTCCGGCTGACCGAGGTCGAGGCCTACATGGGCGCCGACGATCCGGGTTCGCACGCCTTCCGCGGCCGCACCGCCCGCAACGCGGTCATGTTCGGCCCGGCCGGGCATCTGTACGTGTACTTCACCTACGGCATGCACTTCTGCGCCAACGTGGTCTGCGGCGACGAGGGGACGGCGACGGCGGTCCTCCTGCGGGCCGGCGAGGTGATCGAGGGCGCCGAGCTCGCACGGGGACGCCGCCGCTCGGCGAAGGGGCCGCGCGACCTCGCCCGCGGACCGGCCCGGCTGACCTCGGCGCTGGGCCTGGGACGGGCCGACGACGGCGCCGACCTTTGTACGTCTCGATCCACGACGGTGCTGCTGAGCGGCCCGCCGGTACCGGCGACGTCCGTGCGCAACGGGCCTCGGGTCGGGGTGAGCGGCCCCGGCGGTGACGGCGACGCGTTCCCGTGGCGGTTCTGGTTGGACGGGGAGCCGACGGTGTCGACGTACCGGCCGCACGTGCCCCGTCGCCGGCGGTGA
- the tyrS gene encoding tyrosine--tRNA ligase: MTDILDELHWRGLIAQSTDEAALRAALAAGPVTYYCGFDPTAPSLHIGNLVQLLTMRRLQLAGHDPLALVGGATGLIGDPKMTSERTLNDRDTVAGWVERIRKQIEPLLDFDGPHPARMVNNLDWTAPLSAIDFLRDVGKHFRVGRMLSKESVSARLNSEQGISFTEFSYQILQGMDYLELHRRYGCVLQTGGSDQWGNLTSGVDLIHRVQQTAVHALATPLITKADGTKFGKTESGTVWLDPEITSPYAFFQFWLNADDRDVIGYLKVFTFRDPEQIAALERDLAEKPAARGAQRALAEDVTTLVHGADETAKVVAASRALFGMGALEELDPGTLKAALDETGAPVVEAGEEPPTYVDLFVSAGLVDSRSAARRAIGDGGAYVNNIRLDPGTAPDARPGRDDLLHGRWLVLRRGKRTVGGVEIARA, encoded by the coding sequence GTGACCGACATCCTGGACGAGCTGCACTGGCGCGGGCTCATCGCGCAGTCCACCGACGAGGCGGCGCTGCGCGCCGCCCTGGCAGCCGGTCCGGTCACCTACTACTGCGGTTTCGACCCGACGGCGCCGAGCCTGCACATCGGCAACCTGGTGCAGTTGCTCACCATGCGCCGGCTTCAGCTGGCCGGCCATGACCCGCTGGCCTTGGTCGGGGGTGCGACGGGACTCATCGGCGACCCCAAGATGACCTCCGAGCGGACGCTGAACGACCGTGACACGGTCGCCGGCTGGGTCGAGCGCATCCGCAAGCAGATCGAGCCGCTGCTCGACTTCGACGGCCCGCACCCGGCGCGGATGGTGAACAACCTCGACTGGACGGCTCCGCTGTCGGCCATCGACTTCCTGCGCGACGTCGGCAAGCACTTCCGGGTCGGCCGGATGCTGTCAAAGGAGTCCGTGAGCGCCCGCCTCAACAGCGAGCAGGGCATCAGCTTCACCGAGTTCAGCTACCAGATCCTGCAGGGTATGGACTACCTCGAGCTGCATCGCCGCTACGGCTGCGTGCTGCAGACCGGTGGCAGTGACCAGTGGGGCAACCTCACCAGCGGCGTCGACCTCATCCACCGCGTGCAGCAGACGGCCGTGCACGCGCTGGCCACGCCGCTGATCACCAAGGCCGACGGCACCAAGTTCGGCAAGACCGAATCCGGCACGGTGTGGCTCGACCCCGAGATCACCAGTCCGTACGCGTTCTTCCAGTTCTGGCTGAACGCCGACGACCGCGACGTCATCGGCTACCTGAAGGTCTTCACCTTCCGCGACCCCGAGCAGATCGCGGCACTCGAACGCGACCTCGCCGAGAAACCGGCCGCCCGTGGTGCGCAACGGGCGCTGGCCGAAGACGTCACGACGCTGGTGCACGGCGCGGACGAGACGGCGAAGGTCGTGGCCGCGTCCCGGGCACTGTTCGGCATGGGTGCTCTGGAGGAGCTGGACCCCGGCACGCTCAAGGCCGCGCTCGACGAGACCGGCGCACCGGTCGTCGAAGCGGGTGAGGAACCACCCACCTACGTCGACCTGTTCGTGTCGGCGGGCCTGGTCGATTCGCGCTCCGCGGCGCGGCGGGCCATCGGCGACGGCGGCGCCTACGTGAACAACATCCGGCTCGATCCGGGCACCGCGCCGGACGCCCGGCCGGGTCGCGATGACCTCTTGCACGGCCGCTGGCTGGTGTTGCGGCGGGGCAAGCGGACGGTCGGGGGCGTGGAGATCGCTCGCGCCTGA
- a CDS encoding FAD-binding oxidoreductase: MARTALPGRLSTRLTWRVATLAEFHDETATARTLRLDVPGWPGHLPGQHVDVRLTDEDGYSTQRSYSLAAPADGDRIELTVQRLPDGEVSGYLADTYAVGDPIEIRGPVGGWFVWRPPDPAPVLLVAGGSGIVPLMAMIRSRRQAGSRVPFRLVYSVRTPADQFYAAELRRSARADGGLDVAVVYTRSAPDGWARPAGRITAADLEALGWPASFEPTCYVCGPTGFVEAAAGALVDLGHDPRRIRTERFGPST; the protein is encoded by the coding sequence GTGGCGCGAACAGCGCTACCAGGGCGATTGAGTACCCGGCTCACGTGGCGCGTCGCCACTCTCGCCGAGTTCCACGACGAGACGGCGACGGCGCGGACCTTGCGGCTGGACGTGCCGGGCTGGCCGGGCCACCTGCCCGGGCAGCACGTCGACGTCCGCCTCACCGACGAGGACGGATACAGCACCCAGCGCAGCTACTCGCTGGCCGCACCCGCCGACGGCGACCGGATCGAGCTGACCGTCCAGCGGCTTCCCGACGGTGAGGTCTCCGGCTACCTGGCCGACACGTACGCCGTCGGCGACCCGATCGAGATCCGCGGGCCGGTGGGCGGCTGGTTCGTGTGGCGTCCGCCGGACCCGGCGCCGGTGTTGCTGGTGGCCGGGGGTTCGGGCATCGTCCCGCTGATGGCGATGATCCGGTCCCGCCGACAGGCCGGCAGCCGGGTTCCGTTCCGGCTCGTCTACTCGGTGCGCACACCGGCGGATCAGTTCTACGCCGCCGAGCTGCGCCGCTCCGCCCGTGCCGACGGCGGCCTGGACGTCGCGGTGGTCTACACGCGGTCCGCGCCGGACGGCTGGGCGCGGCCGGCCGGCCGGATCACTGCCGCCGACCTCGAGGCGTTGGGCTGGCCGGCGTCGTTCGAGCCGACCTGCTACGTCTGTGGCCCGACGGGCTTCGTCGAGGCCGCTGCCGGGGCCTTGGTCGACCTGGGCCACGACCCGCGACGGATCCGCACCGAGCGGTTCGGCCCATCCACCTGA
- a CDS encoding single-stranded DNA-binding protein, producing the protein MNTTLVPIVEHSNEVRLVGRVAAEPAVVLLPSGDELVTARLVVQRPRPPAGLGSRRSVDTINCTAWTPHQRRQVRVWNPGDTVEVTGALRRRFWRSPAGTQSKFEIEVASAKRLARCPPSEKRRRRLPAAGSELAHQ; encoded by the coding sequence GTGAACACGACCCTCGTCCCCATCGTCGAGCACTCCAACGAGGTCCGGCTGGTCGGCCGGGTCGCGGCCGAGCCGGCCGTCGTCCTGCTACCCAGCGGCGACGAGCTCGTCACCGCCAGGCTGGTCGTCCAGCGTCCGCGTCCCCCGGCGGGCCTGGGCAGCCGGCGCAGCGTCGACACGATCAACTGCACCGCGTGGACTCCGCATCAGCGTCGCCAGGTCAGGGTCTGGAATCCCGGCGACACCGTTGAGGTCACGGGTGCGCTCCGGCGGCGGTTCTGGCGCAGCCCGGCCGGCACGCAGAGCAAGTTCGAGATCGAGGTCGCCAGCGCGAAACGGCTGGCCAGGTGCCCACCGTCGGAGAAGCGACGTCGACGGCTACCCGCCGCCGGAAGCGAGCTCGCGCATCAGTAG
- a CDS encoding DUF6510 family protein, with product MSEDFTDDYEDGNALAGPLGELFAVDVTTAIGRCAGCGRSGRVAELRVYSHAPGLVARCPGCDRVMMRLVRGPDAAWLDLRGTVSLRVALPG from the coding sequence ATGAGCGAGGACTTCACCGACGACTACGAGGACGGCAACGCGCTGGCCGGCCCGCTGGGCGAGCTGTTCGCCGTCGACGTCACCACGGCCATCGGGCGATGCGCCGGCTGCGGCCGCAGTGGCCGGGTCGCGGAGTTGCGGGTGTACTCGCATGCGCCCGGCCTGGTGGCGCGCTGCCCGGGCTGCGATCGGGTGATGATGCGGTTGGTCCGCGGCCCGGACGCGGCCTGGCTCGACCTGCGCGGGACGGTGAGCTTGCGGGTGGCGCTGCCCGGGTGA
- a CDS encoding alkaline phosphatase D family protein, translated as MADLSRRSLLTGSLALGAAATLGTALPATVAARTTAGRLQPAGAPALVRTGRPVLTHGVQAGDVGRTAGTVWARADRPARLIVEVSRDPSFRGARRVRGDVVTPDSDLTGRVLLRGLRPGTELYYRVTAEDPDTGAVGEPAVGRLRTAPARREDVRFVWSGDIAGQGWGVNPDHGGFRMADTLLDLDPDFFLCSGDTVYADGPVTETVALPGGGTWRNLVIPEKTKVAETLDEYRGQYKYNLLADNWREFLARTPQVNQWDDHEVTNNWFPGEILTDDRYTEKRVDVLAARARQAFFEYLPIAPTYADGDGRVYRKIEYGPLLDVFVLDMRTHKDANTPGTETVPDGGVLGHEQTRWLMHELQRSRAVWKVIAADLPIGLIVPDGEAQEGIANGRPGAPAGRELDIAPVLSFLKRNGIRNHVWLTADVHYTAAHHYSPERAAFTDFDPFWEFVSGPLNAGAFGPNTLDPTFGPSAVFVEAPPAPNTSPAEGFQYVGEVAIDGETAELTVRLVGVDGSVRWQTTLRPERR; from the coding sequence ATGGCTGATCTCTCCCGGCGTTCCCTGCTCACCGGATCCCTCGCGCTCGGTGCCGCCGCCACTCTGGGCACCGCGCTCCCGGCCACTGTCGCTGCGCGCACCACGGCTGGACGGCTTCAACCGGCTGGAGCTCCCGCCCTCGTCCGCACCGGGCGGCCGGTCCTCACCCACGGCGTCCAGGCCGGCGACGTCGGCCGCACCGCCGGCACCGTCTGGGCCCGCGCGGACCGGCCGGCCCGGCTGATCGTCGAGGTCTCCCGCGACCCGTCCTTCCGCGGCGCCCGGCGCGTCCGCGGCGACGTCGTCACCCCGGACTCCGACCTCACCGGCCGCGTCCTGCTGCGGGGCCTGCGCCCTGGCACTGAGCTGTACTACCGCGTCACCGCGGAGGACCCCGACACCGGCGCCGTCGGCGAGCCCGCCGTCGGGCGGCTGCGGACCGCGCCGGCCCGCCGCGAGGACGTCCGGTTCGTCTGGTCCGGCGACATCGCCGGGCAGGGTTGGGGCGTCAACCCCGACCACGGCGGCTTCCGGATGGCGGACACGCTGCTCGACCTCGACCCGGACTTCTTCCTGTGCAGCGGCGACACCGTCTACGCCGACGGCCCGGTCACCGAGACCGTCGCGCTGCCCGGCGGCGGCACCTGGCGCAACCTCGTCATCCCGGAGAAGACGAAGGTGGCCGAGACCCTCGACGAGTACCGCGGCCAGTACAAGTACAACCTGCTCGCCGACAACTGGCGTGAGTTCCTGGCCCGCACCCCGCAGGTCAACCAGTGGGACGACCACGAGGTCACCAACAACTGGTTCCCCGGCGAGATCCTCACCGACGACCGCTACACCGAGAAGCGGGTCGACGTGCTGGCCGCTCGGGCCCGGCAGGCGTTCTTCGAGTACCTGCCGATCGCCCCGACGTACGCCGACGGCGACGGGCGTGTCTACCGCAAGATCGAGTACGGGCCGCTGCTCGACGTGTTCGTGCTCGACATGCGCACCCACAAGGACGCGAACACGCCCGGAACCGAGACCGTCCCGGACGGCGGCGTGCTCGGCCACGAGCAGACCCGCTGGCTCATGCACGAACTACAGCGCTCGCGGGCGGTGTGGAAGGTCATCGCCGCGGACCTGCCGATCGGGCTGATCGTGCCGGACGGCGAGGCGCAGGAGGGCATCGCGAACGGCCGGCCCGGCGCGCCCGCGGGCCGCGAGCTCGACATCGCCCCCGTGCTGTCGTTCCTCAAGCGCAACGGCATCCGCAACCACGTCTGGCTCACAGCCGACGTGCACTACACCGCCGCACACCACTACTCCCCGGAGCGGGCCGCGTTCACCGACTTCGACCCGTTCTGGGAGTTCGTCTCCGGGCCGCTCAACGCCGGCGCGTTCGGTCCGAACACGCTTGACCCGACGTTCGGGCCGTCGGCGGTGTTCGTGGAGGCCCCACCGGCGCCGAACACGTCACCCGCGGAGGGCTTCCAGTACGTCGGCGAGGTCGCCATCGACGGCGAGACCGCCGAGCTGACCGTCCGGCTGGTCGGCGTCGACGGGTCCGTGCGCTGGCAGACGACGCTGCGCCCGGAGCGTCGCTGA
- a CDS encoding RNA polymerase sigma-70 factor, with product MPSSDLYGELRPRAFAIAYQMLGSVGEAEDVVQEAFLRLHQTLQRDEPITSPRAYVATLVTRLAIDHLRSARTRRERYVGEWLPEPVVTDPSPAEQVELADSLSLAFLVLLENLSPQQRAAFLLREVFEYPYPEVAEIIGTTVDTTRHLVARARKHVHERRPRYHASRQQRRELAQRFFAAAEQGDLRALEALLAQDVTLHADGGGNVPARTRPVSGRGRVIRAWSAGMSALARYGLRVRVTEVNGQPGAVAIDAQDRLAIVMGLDIVDGRIQAIHSVANPDKLRHLDRTSELGGLLRAAGGAGDDG from the coding sequence GTGCCCTCTTCGGATCTGTACGGCGAGCTACGGCCGCGGGCGTTCGCCATCGCCTACCAAATGCTGGGTAGTGTCGGCGAAGCCGAGGACGTGGTGCAGGAGGCCTTCCTGCGGCTGCACCAGACGCTACAACGGGATGAGCCGATCACCTCGCCGAGGGCATACGTCGCGACCCTGGTCACACGGCTGGCCATCGATCACCTGCGTTCGGCACGGACACGGCGGGAGCGGTACGTCGGCGAATGGCTGCCGGAGCCGGTCGTCACCGATCCGTCGCCGGCCGAGCAGGTGGAGCTGGCCGATTCGCTGTCGTTGGCGTTCCTGGTGTTGTTGGAGAACCTGTCACCACAGCAACGGGCCGCCTTCCTGCTGCGCGAAGTGTTCGAGTACCCGTATCCAGAGGTAGCCGAGATCATCGGCACCACCGTGGACACCACGCGGCATCTCGTGGCACGAGCCCGCAAACATGTCCACGAACGCCGGCCGCGCTACCACGCTTCGCGGCAGCAGCGCCGAGAGCTCGCTCAGCGGTTCTTCGCCGCCGCCGAGCAGGGTGACCTGCGGGCGTTGGAGGCACTGCTGGCGCAGGACGTCACCCTGCACGCCGATGGTGGCGGTAACGTGCCGGCGCGGACACGGCCGGTCAGCGGTCGCGGTCGCGTGATTCGGGCCTGGTCGGCAGGGATGTCCGCACTGGCGCGCTACGGTCTTCGTGTCCGCGTCACCGAGGTGAACGGCCAGCCCGGCGCCGTCGCGATCGACGCGCAGGACCGGCTGGCCATTGTGATGGGGCTCGACATCGTCGACGGACGGATCCAGGCGATCCACTCGGTCGCCAATCCCGACAAACTGCGGCACCTCGACCGGACCAGCGAGCTCGGCGGCCTGCTTCGGGCGGCCGGTGGAGCCGGCGACGACGGCTGA
- a CDS encoding molybdopterin-dependent oxidoreductase: MGIVSPGFRRRRRDDADLPPGQYLTHDFPVLSAGPTPRIPLPEWEFAVVTEAGVRHRWRWDELLALPAEEPTVDIHCVTKWSKLATTWRGVSLDVLMEDVETAADYALVHSYGGYTTNLPLEDLLDGKAWVAYEFEGSELSPPHGGPARLLVPHLYFWKSAKWVRGIQLLLDDEPGFWESVGYHDYGDPWREQRYQGD; encoded by the coding sequence ATGGGCATCGTGTCTCCAGGGTTCCGGCGACGGCGGCGTGACGACGCCGACCTGCCGCCCGGGCAGTACCTCACGCATGACTTCCCGGTCCTGTCGGCCGGTCCGACGCCGCGCATCCCGCTGCCGGAGTGGGAGTTCGCCGTCGTCACCGAGGCGGGGGTGCGGCACCGGTGGCGGTGGGACGAGCTGCTGGCGTTGCCGGCCGAGGAGCCCACGGTCGACATCCACTGCGTCACGAAGTGGTCCAAGCTCGCCACCACCTGGCGCGGCGTCTCGCTGGATGTCCTGATGGAGGACGTAGAGACCGCCGCCGACTACGCGCTGGTGCATTCCTACGGTGGCTACACGACGAACCTGCCGCTGGAAGACCTGCTGGACGGGAAAGCCTGGGTGGCGTACGAGTTCGAGGGCTCCGAGCTGTCACCGCCGCACGGCGGCCCGGCCCGGCTGCTGGTGCCGCACCTGTACTTCTGGAAGTCCGCGAAGTGGGTGCGCGGCATTCAGCTGCTGCTGGACGACGAGCCCGGGTTCTGGGAGAGCGTGGGCTACCACGACTACGGCGACCCGTGGCGCGAACAGCGCTACCAGGGCGATTGA
- a CDS encoding DUF1015 family protein: protein MTDAKPSLRLTPFRATTYAPGTDLAAVICPPYDVIGAGALEEFEAADPHNIVHLTLPRPGSAAADPYRFAAAELRRWHEAGVLRRDAAPALYVYEHRTPGASVIGLVGGVGLDGPILPHENTFPGPVADRAALMTATRSQFEPILLTYDGDGVASDVVDAAAATSPDVQVTAGRDVHSIWRVTADDALDAVAADLAGRTALIADGHHRFAAYRSVHAAHPQEPATGYGLALLVDATRHPLELRGIHRSIAGLSFDDAVAGAVKGFEVVPLPDTADAPAVLAAEATTAFVLGAGSGRALLRSANPSVLDDAIPAGRPDGWRHLDAAVLVDLLLGRLWGIDDADSRVAYHHDDGDAVRTATRAGGVAVLVRPPALSDVLALAGRGARMPRKSTSFGPKPWTGLLMRELASGGG, encoded by the coding sequence GTGACCGATGCCAAGCCTTCGCTTCGGCTGACGCCGTTCCGGGCGACCACCTACGCGCCGGGCACCGATCTTGCCGCCGTCATCTGCCCGCCGTACGACGTCATCGGCGCCGGCGCCCTCGAGGAGTTCGAGGCGGCCGACCCGCACAACATCGTCCACCTGACGTTGCCGCGGCCCGGCTCGGCTGCCGCCGACCCGTACCGGTTCGCAGCCGCAGAGCTGCGCCGTTGGCACGAGGCCGGGGTGTTGCGCCGCGACGCCGCACCGGCGCTGTACGTCTACGAACACCGCACCCCCGGGGCCAGCGTCATCGGGCTGGTCGGCGGGGTGGGGCTGGACGGACCCATACTTCCGCACGAGAACACCTTTCCCGGCCCGGTCGCCGACCGGGCCGCGCTCATGACCGCGACCCGCTCGCAGTTCGAGCCGATCCTGCTGACCTACGACGGCGACGGAGTTGCCAGTGACGTCGTCGACGCGGCGGCCGCGACGTCACCGGACGTCCAGGTCACCGCCGGACGGGACGTCCACAGCATCTGGCGAGTGACCGCTGATGACGCGCTCGACGCCGTGGCCGCCGACCTGGCCGGCAGGACAGCACTGATCGCCGACGGGCACCACCGCTTCGCGGCGTACCGGAGCGTGCACGCGGCACACCCACAGGAGCCCGCGACCGGCTACGGGCTCGCTCTGCTCGTCGACGCGACGAGGCATCCGCTGGAGCTGCGTGGCATCCACCGCAGCATCGCCGGACTGTCGTTCGACGACGCCGTGGCAGGCGCGGTGAAGGGTTTCGAGGTCGTGCCACTACCCGACACCGCTGACGCGCCGGCGGTTCTGGCTGCCGAGGCCACAACCGCGTTCGTGCTCGGCGCCGGGTCAGGCAGGGCGCTGCTCCGCTCGGCCAACCCGTCAGTCCTGGATGACGCGATTCCGGCCGGTCGCCCGGACGGCTGGCGTCACCTGGACGCCGCCGTACTGGTGGACCTGTTGCTGGGTCGCCTGTGGGGCATCGACGACGCGGACAGCCGTGTCGCGTACCACCACGACGATGGCGACGCGGTACGCACGGCGACCCGGGCCGGCGGAGTGGCGGTGCTGGTGCGGCCACCTGCTCTGAGCGACGTGCTTGCGCTGGCCGGCCGCGGTGCACGCATGCCCCGCAAGTCGACGTCCTTCGGGCCGAAACCTTGGACCGGCCTACTGATGCGCGAGCTCGCTTCCGGCGGCGGGTAG
- a CDS encoding NAD-dependent epimerase/dehydratase family protein: MRIFIAGASGAIGRELVPQLVARGHEVIGTTRSPAKTAAVRALGAEPVVVDALDPDSVADAVAKAEPEVIVHQLTALSGPSNFRNAKKMAAATNRLRTEGTDHLLAAGRAVGVRKFVAQSNSLWMERTGGPVADEEGRIEPNPPKDMEEAVAALRHVENAVTGISWGDGIALRYGGFYGRGTDISSAPDAVMAMLVRKRRLPVIGGGGGVWSLIHITDAASATVAAIERGKPGIYHVGDDEPAPVHVWLPELARALGAGAPRRVPAWLVRPLIGKGPVDMMTRARGISSEKTKRELGWTLRYPTWRTGVIEGMS, from the coding sequence ATGAGAATCTTCATCGCCGGAGCGTCCGGCGCCATCGGCAGGGAACTCGTGCCCCAGCTCGTGGCACGTGGCCACGAAGTCATCGGCACGACCCGCTCGCCGGCCAAGACCGCCGCGGTGCGCGCGCTCGGCGCTGAACCGGTGGTCGTCGACGCCCTCGACCCGGACTCCGTGGCCGACGCTGTGGCCAAAGCCGAACCAGAGGTGATCGTCCATCAGCTCACCGCGCTGAGCGGACCGTCGAACTTCCGGAACGCGAAGAAGATGGCGGCCGCCACGAACAGGCTGCGCACCGAAGGAACCGACCACCTGCTCGCCGCCGGGCGCGCCGTCGGCGTCCGCAAATTCGTGGCGCAGAGCAATTCGCTGTGGATGGAACGGACCGGCGGGCCAGTCGCGGACGAGGAAGGCCGGATCGAGCCCAACCCGCCCAAGGACATGGAGGAGGCCGTGGCCGCGCTGCGCCACGTGGAGAACGCGGTGACCGGCATCAGCTGGGGCGACGGCATCGCCCTTCGTTACGGTGGCTTCTATGGGCGAGGGACCGACATCAGCTCCGCACCGGACGCCGTGATGGCGATGCTGGTTCGTAAACGCCGGTTGCCTGTCATCGGAGGAGGCGGCGGCGTGTGGTCACTGATCCACATCACCGATGCTGCGTCGGCAACGGTCGCGGCCATCGAGCGCGGCAAGCCCGGGATCTATCATGTCGGCGACGATGAGCCGGCGCCGGTGCACGTGTGGCTGCCCGAGCTGGCCCGTGCGCTCGGTGCCGGAGCACCCCGCCGCGTGCCGGCCTGGCTCGTCCGCCCGCTGATCGGCAAGGGTCCGGTGGACATGATGACGCGGGCTCGCGGCATCTCGTCCGAGAAGACCAAACGCGAATTGGGCTGGACGCTGCGGTACCCGACCTGGCGCACGGGAGTCATCGAGGGAATGAGCTGA
- a CDS encoding DNA polymerase IV — protein MSRWVLHVDLDQFIAAVEVLRRPELRGKPVVVGGDGDPTKRGVVATASYEAREHGVHSGIPLRTALKRSPDAVFLPVDKPAYEAVSEDVMTTLREFGVVEVLGWDEAFVDAGDDDPAGTARRIQRRVREATELECTVGIGENKLQAKLATGFGKPAGVYTLTYDSWFEVLGDRPTDALWGIGAKTAKRLAGMGIHTVRELATTHPDVVAAQLGPTIGPWLVRVARGVASARVTGEPWLARSRGRERTFQQNIADWDEVRREVERLAHEVTADVVAEDRPAVRVVVKVRYAPFFTSTHGYKLPEPTSDAPAIAAAALVALERFTDRRPVRLLGVRAEFGT, from the coding sequence GTGTCCCGCTGGGTGCTGCACGTCGACCTCGACCAGTTCATCGCGGCTGTCGAGGTGCTGCGCCGTCCTGAGCTGCGCGGCAAGCCGGTCGTCGTCGGCGGCGACGGCGATCCCACCAAGCGCGGCGTCGTGGCCACCGCGTCGTACGAGGCGCGCGAGCACGGCGTGCATTCCGGGATTCCGCTGCGCACCGCGCTGAAACGGTCGCCTGACGCCGTCTTCCTACCGGTCGACAAACCCGCGTACGAGGCGGTGTCCGAGGACGTCATGACGACGCTGCGGGAGTTCGGCGTGGTCGAGGTCCTCGGCTGGGACGAGGCCTTCGTCGACGCCGGCGACGACGACCCCGCCGGTACCGCGCGGCGCATCCAGCGGCGGGTACGCGAGGCCACCGAGTTGGAGTGCACCGTCGGCATCGGAGAGAACAAGCTGCAGGCAAAGCTCGCCACCGGGTTCGGCAAACCGGCCGGCGTCTACACGCTCACGTACGACAGCTGGTTCGAGGTGCTCGGCGACCGCCCCACCGATGCGCTGTGGGGCATCGGCGCGAAGACCGCCAAGCGGTTGGCCGGCATGGGCATCCACACGGTGCGCGAGTTGGCCACCACCCACCCCGACGTGGTCGCCGCGCAGCTCGGGCCCACCATCGGGCCATGGCTGGTGCGGGTCGCGCGCGGCGTGGCGTCGGCGCGGGTCACCGGCGAGCCGTGGCTGGCCCGCTCCCGCGGCCGTGAGCGCACGTTCCAGCAGAACATCGCCGACTGGGACGAGGTCCGCCGCGAGGTGGAACGGCTGGCGCACGAGGTCACCGCCGACGTCGTCGCCGAGGACCGTCCCGCCGTCCGCGTCGTGGTCAAGGTCCGCTACGCGCCCTTCTTCACCTCCACCCATGGCTACAAGCTCCCCGAACCCACTAGCGACGCGCCCGCCATCGCCGCGGCCGCGCTGGTCGCGCTGGAACGCTTCACCGACCGCCGCCCGGTCCGTCTCCTCGGTGTGCGCGCGGAGTTCGGCACGTGA